One window from the genome of Oncorhynchus gorbuscha isolate QuinsamMale2020 ecotype Even-year linkage group LG14, OgorEven_v1.0, whole genome shotgun sequence encodes:
- the LOC123995030 gene encoding syntaxin-7-like: protein MAYQYGKVQDPNVLTQTIISNIQKITQQTSEIQRIVNQLGTPQDTTELRQQLQQKQQNVNHLAKETDRCVKEFGSLPVTTEQRQRKIQKDRLINDFSNALANFQKAQRQAAQKEKEFVARVRAESRVSGGFPDDSFGGNGNPFESGGQAQVQSQSQEVAITEEDLQLIQERETSIRQLESDITDINEIFKDLGMMVHEQGDMIDSIEAHVETADLHVQNATQQLAQAADYQRKSRKKICILIVVLVVLAVVVGLIIWASVKG from the exons ATGGCCTACCAGTACGGAAAAGTGCAGGACCCAAATGTGCTTACTCAGACGATAATCTCCAACATCCAGAAGATAACACAGCAAA CATCTGAAATTCAGAGAATTGTGAATCAGTTGGGAACCCCACAAGACACAACTGAGCTCAGACAGCAGCT CCAGCAGAAACAGCAAAATGTCAACCACCTTGCCAAAGAGACAGACCGATGTGTGAAGGAATTTGGCTCTTTGCCTGTCACAACTGAACAG CGCCAGAGAAAGATCCAGAAAGATCGCCTTATCAACGACTTCTCCAATGCACTGGCCAATTTCCAAAAGGCACAGAGGCAGGCTGCTCAGAAAGAGAAGGAGTTTGTTGCCAGAGTCCGTGCCGAGTCCAGAGTGTCG GGTGGTTTTCCTGACGACAGCTTTGGAGGAAATGGAAACCCCTTTGAAAG TGGGGGGCAGGCCCAGGTCCAGTCTCAGTCCCAGGAGGTGGCCATCACTGAGGAAGACCTGCAGCtcatccaggagagagagacttccaTCAGACAGCTAGAG TCTGATATTACAGATATAAATGAAATATTTAAGGACTTGGGAATGATGGTCCATGAGCAGGGTGATATGATCG ACAGTATAGAGGCTCATGTAGAAACTGCCGACCTTCATGTTCAGAATGCCACCCAGCAGTTAGCACAGGCTGCAGACTATCAG CGCAAATCTAGAAAGAAGATCTGCATTCTCATTGTCGTTCTGGTCGTACTTGCTGTTGTCGTTGGTTTAATCATCTGGGCCTCAGTTAAAGGATGA